From the genome of Thermoanaerobaculia bacterium, one region includes:
- a CDS encoding phosphomethylpyrimidine synthase ThiC has protein sequence MNQPSTNSFGIALPRAPWVARRTGDATPTQLFYARQGVITEEMHFIAAKERIDPESIRSEVARGRAIIPANIRHTELEPMVIGKAFKTKINANIG, from the coding sequence ATGAACCAGCCTTCCACGAACAGTTTCGGCATCGCCCTGCCGCGCGCCCCCTGGGTCGCGCGCCGCACCGGGGACGCCACCCCGACGCAGCTCTTCTACGCCCGCCAGGGCGTCATCACCGAGGAGATGCACTTCATCGCCGCGAAGGAGCGCATCGACCCCGAGTCGATCCGTTCGGAGGTCGCCCGCGGACGCGCCATCATTCCGGCCAACATCCGCCACACCGAGCTCGAGCCGATGGTCATCGGCAAAGCCTTCAAGACCAAGATCAACGCCAACATCGGCA
- a CDS encoding tyrosine--tRNA ligase, protein MPVEEQMEVLRRGAVDLVSEADLARKLERSRKTGKPLAVKTGFDPSSPDLHLGHTVLLRKMRHFQQLGHRVIFLIGDFTGMIGDPTGKKATRPQLTREQVLANAETYKRQVFKVLDREATVIRYNGEWLTPLGAEGMIRLAGKWTLARMMERDDFRTRFREQQPISLHELLYPLVQAKDSVEMAKIPDLGCDVELGGHDQIFNLLVGRDLMKEEGLEPQVCLTVPLLVGLDGHEKMSKSLGNAIAVEDTPKEIYGKTLSIPDTLMWDWLLLLTDLPKSDIDAKKSAVAAGALHPKLVKQELARRLVADFHGEAAATEAEAEFERVFAGGGAPDEVPEFVFVSDSGTLSAAGSEGSVKVGSLLVEQLVGAGVVASKNEARRLVEQGAVAVDGERVSDAHLALAARPEPYLVKVGKRRFVKLQIH, encoded by the coding sequence CTGCCGGTCGAAGAACAGATGGAGGTGCTCCGCCGCGGTGCCGTCGACCTCGTCTCGGAGGCCGATCTGGCGCGCAAGCTGGAGCGATCGCGGAAGACCGGGAAGCCGCTCGCGGTGAAGACCGGCTTCGATCCCTCCTCCCCCGACCTCCATCTCGGCCATACGGTGCTGCTGCGCAAGATGCGGCATTTCCAGCAGCTCGGCCACCGGGTGATCTTCCTCATCGGCGACTTCACCGGCATGATCGGCGACCCGACGGGCAAGAAGGCGACCCGCCCGCAGCTCACGCGCGAGCAGGTGCTGGCGAACGCCGAGACCTACAAGCGCCAGGTCTTCAAGGTGCTCGACCGTGAGGCGACCGTCATCCGCTACAACGGCGAGTGGCTGACGCCGCTGGGAGCCGAGGGGATGATTCGCCTCGCCGGCAAGTGGACGCTGGCGCGGATGATGGAGCGCGACGACTTCCGCACCCGTTTCCGCGAGCAGCAGCCGATTTCGCTCCACGAGCTGCTCTACCCGCTCGTGCAGGCGAAAGACTCGGTCGAGATGGCGAAGATCCCCGACCTCGGCTGCGACGTCGAGTTGGGCGGTCACGACCAGATCTTCAACCTGCTGGTCGGCCGGGACCTCATGAAGGAGGAGGGACTCGAGCCCCAGGTCTGCCTGACGGTGCCGCTCCTCGTCGGCCTCGACGGCCACGAGAAGATGTCGAAGTCGCTCGGCAACGCGATCGCGGTCGAGGACACGCCGAAGGAGATCTACGGCAAGACGCTGTCGATCCCCGACACCCTGATGTGGGACTGGCTCCTTCTGCTCACCGACCTGCCGAAGTCCGACATCGACGCCAAGAAGAGCGCCGTCGCCGCGGGCGCCCTGCACCCCAAGCTCGTCAAGCAGGAGCTCGCCCGCCGCCTGGTCGCCGACTTCCACGGCGAGGCGGCGGCCACCGAAGCCGAGGCTGAGTTCGAGCGCGTCTTCGCCGGCGGCGGCGCGCCGGATGAAGTCCCGGAGTTTGTTTTTGTCTCGGATTCCGGAACGCTTTCGGCAGCCGGTTCAGAAGGCTCGGTAAAGGTTGGGAGCCTGCTGGTGGAGCAACTGGTCGGCGCGGGCGTCGTGGCGTCCAAGAATGAGGCACGGCGCCTGGTCGAGCAAGGCGCCGTGGCGGTCGACGGGGAACGCGTGAGCGATGCTCACCTCGCCCTCGCGGCGCGCCCCGAACCCTACCTGGTCAAGGTCGGCAAGCGGAGATTCGTCAAGCTGCAGATTCACTGA
- the dapF gene encoding diaminopimelate epimerase — MSPVYKVSGGGNDFLALAAPEREPSADEIRSWCARGLSFGADGLFTLQRVAAVPPAGAAPPPSSAPLPADADLPGDVRMRYWNADGLPAALCINGTRCAARLALHLGWAKDRFRITTDAGTFAARAVAPTEIALQLPAPENVPRRRILEVAGRAHEGWFVTVGVPHFVLVWPESLANAPVAELGGALRAHPEFAPGGTNVDFVRFPTSNRMEIRSFERGVEAETLACGTGVLAATAVGLLLNLARLPLSASTLGGFTLTVDGQTVDSALRNWSLAGDARILGSVELTPEAGLPPPPAPRWSA, encoded by the coding sequence GTGAGCCCGGTCTACAAGGTCTCCGGCGGCGGCAACGACTTTCTGGCGCTCGCCGCGCCGGAACGCGAGCCGTCCGCCGACGAGATCCGTTCTTGGTGCGCGCGCGGCCTGTCGTTCGGGGCCGACGGCCTCTTCACTCTGCAGCGGGTCGCCGCCGTACCGCCCGCGGGAGCGGCCCCTCCGCCGAGCAGCGCCCCGCTCCCGGCCGACGCCGACCTTCCGGGCGATGTCCGGATGCGCTACTGGAACGCGGACGGCCTCCCCGCGGCGCTCTGCATCAACGGCACTCGCTGCGCCGCGCGGCTGGCGCTCCATCTCGGCTGGGCGAAGGACAGATTCCGCATCACGACCGATGCCGGCACTTTCGCGGCGCGCGCCGTCGCCCCGACCGAGATCGCGCTCCAGCTACCGGCACCCGAGAACGTGCCGCGCAGGCGCATCCTGGAGGTCGCCGGGCGGGCTCACGAAGGGTGGTTCGTCACCGTCGGGGTACCCCACTTCGTGCTGGTCTGGCCCGAGTCGCTCGCCAACGCTCCGGTCGCCGAACTGGGGGGAGCCCTCCGCGCCCATCCTGAGTTCGCGCCAGGCGGAACCAACGTCGATTTCGTCCGTTTTCCGACCTCGAACCGGATGGAGATCCGCAGCTTCGAACGTGGTGTCGAGGCGGAGACCCTCGCCTGCGGCACCGGCGTCCTGGCGGCGACCGCCGTCGGCCTCCTGCTCAACCTCGCGCGGCTCCCGCTCTCCGCGAGCACGCTCGGCGGTTTCACGCTCACCGTGGACGGCCAGACGGTCGACTCCGCGCTGCGCAACTGGTCGCTCGCCGGCGACGCCCGCATCCTCGGCAGCGTCGAGCTGACCCCCGAGGCCGGCCTGCCGCCGCCGCCCGCTCCCCGCTGGTCGGCCTGA
- a CDS encoding fibronectin type III domain-containing protein, which produces MSSSRPVRLSTRALGALLLGALFLPVLACGKKGDPMPAPRTIPQAASDLKVRQRGLEVVAEFAYPKSTVAGLPLPGIDAVTLFALDRPVASAVAAVPATPATPAPSGTPATPAPPPVTASPAPPPGAPGAAFVLVMPDPREFALAAKPFLALSGAELASAISGDRITLRFRLPEPLATDMPARIFSVRTHATGGETSDWSNLAGLVPRLPPSPPADFLAVASRNGVELSWTAAPAGGPGVAGTGAIAGYNVYRRDAARTSYGAPIATLDATVATMADTGVVYGRRYIYALTAIGTREPLSESALSAEREIDHQDRFAPLPPAELSALGSVGEVRLVWSASPDPDVAGYVIERAEPDADFHRVNAEPVAALEFTDRGLSSGFTFRFRVAAIDKSGNLGPPGAAVATRVP; this is translated from the coding sequence ATGTCCTCTAGCCGACCGGTTCGCCTCTCGACGCGCGCCCTGGGCGCGCTCCTTCTGGGCGCCCTCTTCCTGCCCGTCCTCGCCTGCGGCAAGAAGGGCGATCCGATGCCGGCGCCGCGCACGATTCCGCAGGCCGCGAGCGACCTCAAGGTTCGCCAGCGCGGCCTCGAGGTCGTGGCGGAGTTCGCCTACCCGAAGTCGACCGTCGCCGGCCTGCCGTTGCCGGGCATCGACGCGGTGACGCTCTTCGCGCTCGACCGGCCGGTCGCCTCGGCGGTCGCTGCCGTTCCTGCGACCCCTGCGACTCCTGCACCCTCTGGGACCCCTGCGACCCCTGCGCCCCCCCCGGTCACCGCGTCACCAGCGCCGCCCCCGGGCGCCCCGGGCGCTGCCTTCGTCCTGGTGATGCCCGATCCGCGCGAGTTCGCGCTGGCAGCCAAGCCGTTCCTCGCGCTCTCCGGAGCGGAGCTCGCGAGCGCCATCTCCGGCGACCGGATCACGTTGCGTTTCCGCCTCCCCGAGCCGCTCGCGACCGACATGCCGGCGCGCATCTTCAGCGTCCGCACTCACGCCACCGGCGGCGAGACCTCCGACTGGTCGAATCTCGCCGGGCTCGTGCCGCGTCTGCCGCCGTCGCCGCCCGCGGACTTCCTCGCCGTCGCCAGCCGCAACGGCGTCGAGCTCTCGTGGACCGCGGCGCCGGCCGGTGGCCCCGGTGTTGCCGGAACCGGCGCCATCGCCGGCTACAACGTCTACCGGCGGGACGCTGCGCGCACTTCCTACGGCGCACCGATCGCTACGCTCGACGCCACCGTCGCCACCATGGCGGACACCGGTGTCGTCTACGGCCGGCGCTACATCTACGCCTTGACAGCGATCGGCACCCGGGAGCCGCTGTCGGAGAGCGCGCTCTCGGCCGAACGCGAGATCGACCACCAGGACCGCTTCGCTCCTCTGCCGCCGGCGGAGCTCTCGGCGCTGGGCAGCGTCGGTGAGGTCCGCCTGGTCTGGTCGGCGAGCCCCGATCCCGACGTCGCCGGCTACGTCATCGAGCGCGCCGAGCCGGATGCCGACTTTCACCGCGTGAATGCCGAACCGGTCGCCGCTCTCGAGTTCACCGACCGCGGTCTGTCGTCCGGCTTCACCTTCCGGTTCCGGGTGGCTGCCATCGACAAGTCGGGGAACCTCGGCCCTCCGGGCGCCGCGGTCGCGACCCGCGTGCCGTGA